From Acinetobacter sp. ASP199, the proteins below share one genomic window:
- a CDS encoding Abi family protein has translation MLKTYDKKPLSYTEQVQHLQEKGMIIHNQAWAESVLAKYGYYRLSAYWYPFRIRENGEAVEGFKANTHFEKIIQLYEFDTELRLQIFSAIEMIETYLRTKMTYFLAHQYGAFGIYEEKNFHPKFNHSGFIHTCDKEVIRSKDTFIQHFNENYIGFPKIPIWMLTEVLSLGSLSFLYHGLTNNKAQSIEDKKEIAQHFSIHHEKLAEWLHILTYVRNICAHHGRLWNRELAIKSKVDKDPYWQAPPYTHE, from the coding sequence ATGTTAAAGACATACGATAAAAAGCCACTCTCATATACCGAACAAGTACAGCATCTGCAAGAAAAGGGCATGATTATTCATAATCAGGCTTGGGCTGAGTCTGTCTTAGCAAAATATGGCTATTATCGTTTAAGTGCATATTGGTATCCTTTTCGGATAAGAGAAAATGGCGAAGCCGTAGAAGGCTTTAAAGCAAATACCCATTTTGAGAAGATTATTCAACTTTACGAGTTTGATACTGAACTTAGGTTACAAATCTTTAGTGCTATTGAAATGATTGAAACCTATTTACGTACCAAAATGACCTATTTTCTGGCACATCAATATGGTGCCTTTGGCATTTACGAAGAAAAGAACTTTCATCCAAAATTCAATCATAGTGGCTTTATACATACATGTGATAAAGAAGTAATACGTTCAAAAGATACCTTTATTCAACATTTTAATGAAAACTATATAGGCTTTCCGAAAATTCCAATTTGGATGCTGACAGAAGTTTTAAGTTTAGGATCATTGTCATTTTTGTATCATGGCTTAACCAACAATAAAGCACAGAGTATTGAGGATAAGAAAGAAATCGCACAACATTTTTCTATCCACCATGAAAAATTAGCTGAATGGTTGCATATTTTGACCTATGTCAGAAATATTTGTGCGCATCATGGGCGTTTATGGAATAGAGAATTAGCGATTAAGTCTAAAGTAGATAAAGATCCCTATTGGCAAGCCCCCCCATACACCCACGAATAA
- a CDS encoding IS5 family transposase (programmed frameshift), whose protein sequence is MRYQNLNRFSDSEFKRLVGVPRAVFTEMVEVLEKAESLKKKSGRPHTLAIEDQLLLTLNYLRNYSTQLELAAHYHIAESNVNRTIKKVEDALMRSRRFTLPKRSLTTTDERFNWVIIDATECSIERPKKNQSKFYSGKKKKHTLKAQVIYHPKSKQIIGLDISYGSQHDIKLARKTVKKFKHCEYVMTDLGYYGLEQDGFKLLMPIKKKKNFPLFEVEKKYNKMIGKIRVVIEHINSQLKTFRILSERYRNRRKRFGLRMNLIAALVNRINLQ, encoded by the exons ATGAGATATCAGAACTTAAACCGTTTTTCAGATTCTGAATTCAAGCGCTTGGTTGGCGTACCTCGAGCAGTTTTTACCGAAATGGTCGAGGTTTTAGAAAAAGCAGAATCACTCAAAAAGAAATCAGGCCGTCCTCATACTTTAGCTATAGAGGATCAATTGTTATTAACACTCAATTACTTACGAAATTATAGCACTCAATTGGAGTTAGCAGCACACTATCATATCGCTGAAAGTAATGTGAACCGAACCATTAAAAAGGTTGAAGATGCCTTAATGAGATCAAGACGTTTTACTCTGCCAAAACGAAGCCTTACCACAACAGACGAACGCTTTAACTGGGTCATTATTGATGCGACAGAATGTTCAATAGAACGCCCG AAAAAAAATCAGAGTAAGTTCTATAGTGGTAAAAAGAAGAAACATACGCTTAAAGCCCAAGTGATCTACCATCCTAAGAGTAAACAAATCATAGGATTAGATATATCGTATGGCAGTCAGCATGACATTAAATTGGCAAGGAAAACGGTTAAGAAATTCAAACATTGTGAATATGTTATGACTGATTTAGGGTACTACGGATTAGAGCAAGATGGCTTTAAATTATTGATGCCCATTAAGAAAAAGAAGAATTTTCCTTTATTTGAAGTTGAGAAAAAGTACAATAAAATGATTGGAAAAATACGCGTTGTGATCGAACACATTAATAGTCAATTGAAAACATTTAGAATCTTAAGTGAACGCTATCGAAATAGACGGAAAAGATTCGGTTTACGCATGAACTTAATTGCTGCACTGGTAAACCGAATCAACTTGCAATAA
- a CDS encoding urea amidolyase associated protein UAAP2: MTALVNLEKSVLSEVCPAGEAWMCEVKKGQYFRIVDLEGNQAVDTLFISASNPEERYSAADTLAMNRQIYLEKGTTLYTNFGNKIATINDDNCGRHDTLGGACSCESNTVRYAHDKYPMHSCRNNFMIALSQHPIAKKHGLNVRHIGPNINFFMNVPVTSDGHLKFDDGISAPGKYVEIKAEMDLIVLISNCPQLNNPCNAYNPTKIQLIVREGEV; the protein is encoded by the coding sequence ATGACTGCACTTGTAAACCTAGAAAAATCAGTCCTTAGTGAAGTATGTCCTGCTGGTGAAGCATGGATGTGCGAAGTCAAAAAAGGACAGTATTTCCGTATTGTGGATTTAGAAGGCAATCAGGCAGTGGATACGCTGTTTATCTCGGCATCAAACCCCGAAGAACGTTATAGCGCAGCCGATACGTTGGCGATGAACCGTCAAATCTACCTAGAAAAAGGCACAACGTTATACACAAACTTTGGCAATAAAATCGCCACCATCAACGATGACAACTGCGGTCGTCATGACACACTCGGCGGTGCATGTTCATGTGAAAGTAACACAGTGCGCTATGCCCATGACAAATACCCAATGCACAGTTGCCGTAACAATTTCATGATTGCGTTGTCACAACATCCGATTGCCAAAAAGCATGGCTTAAACGTGCGACATATTGGGCCAAATATTAACTTCTTTATGAATGTGCCTGTAACTTCGGACGGTCACCTGAAATTTGATGATGGTATTTCTGCACCGGGCAAATATGTCGAAATCAAAGCTGAGATGGATTTGATTGTGCTGATCTCCAACTGCCCACAATTGAATAACCCATGTAATGCCTATAACCCAACCAAAATTCAACTGATTGTCCGTGAAGGCGAGGTATAA
- a CDS encoding urea amidolyase associated protein UAAP1 — MSTITYHEDQVLWTERLPGGHHWSARIQRGAVLQLKSLGTNVNVSLFCVNSEDKLEAYNMPDSLKAQHTAFLSTGHILASDLGRAMLSIVKDDHGWNDAFCAPSTAQQIEQQFGTQTFQDARNDMYRNGKDSLLLEMTKFGLSVTDLSNTLNLFSKVQPDDNGNLSYVASDNSNQVIELRFEMDCLVFLSSAPHALDNSTEYAPADIQLSLFKALPLGETDVCRDSCPQNQRAFQNNNRYYALTA; from the coding sequence ATGAGCACAATAACTTATCACGAAGATCAAGTCCTTTGGACTGAACGTTTACCGGGTGGACACCATTGGTCAGCACGCATTCAGCGTGGCGCAGTTTTACAACTCAAATCTTTAGGCACAAATGTCAATGTTTCACTGTTTTGTGTGAATAGCGAAGACAAGCTTGAAGCCTATAACATGCCAGACAGCTTAAAAGCTCAACACACCGCATTTTTAAGCACAGGGCATATTTTAGCGTCTGATCTTGGACGTGCGATGCTTTCCATTGTGAAAGATGATCACGGTTGGAATGATGCATTTTGTGCGCCAAGTACTGCACAGCAAATCGAACAACAGTTTGGCACTCAAACGTTTCAAGATGCGCGTAACGACATGTACCGCAATGGCAAAGACAGTTTATTACTCGAGATGACCAAATTTGGTTTATCAGTAACAGATCTTAGCAATACCTTAAATCTCTTTTCCAAAGTGCAACCTGATGACAACGGCAACTTGTCTTATGTCGCATCTGACAATAGCAATCAAGTGATTGAGCTACGCTTTGAAATGGATTGTTTGGTGTTTTTATCTAGCGCACCACATGCCTTGGATAATTCGACTGAATATGCGCCTGCCGATATTCAACTATCACTATTTAAAGCATTGCCTTTAGGCGAGACCGATGTCTGCCGTGATTCATGCCCGCAAAATCAGCGTGCATTCCAAAATAATAACCGCTACTACGCTTTAACTGCTTAA
- a CDS encoding IS5/IS1182 family transposase: MPQKFQYKDLKKQKKSYSGKKKAHTFKVQAIIHYRTQQILSLCTSRGAVHDFALFKRNLHQIPAGAFILADKGYQGIYSVYPNSLLPLKAKKRCKLNPELKIYNQEINKRRIGIEHVFGSLKTFKILAERYRNRGKRLGLRFNLIAGIYNMELSKK; the protein is encoded by the coding sequence ATGCCACAGAAATTCCAATACAAAGACCTAAAAAAACAGAAGAAAAGCTATAGTGGCAAAAAGAAGGCACATACTTTCAAAGTACAGGCCATCATTCATTATAGAACTCAACAAATTCTGAGTTTATGCACGAGTCGTGGTGCTGTACATGATTTCGCACTCTTCAAACGAAACTTGCATCAGATTCCGGCAGGTGCCTTTATCCTTGCAGATAAAGGCTATCAAGGGATTTACTCAGTGTATCCAAATAGCCTATTGCCATTAAAAGCAAAAAAGCGCTGTAAATTGAATCCTGAACTAAAAATCTATAATCAAGAAATCAACAAAAGAAGAATTGGGATTGAGCATGTATTTGGCAGTTTAAAAACCTTCAAAATCCTTGCTGAGCGATATCGTAATCGAGGAAAAAGACTGGGTTTAAGATTCAATTTAATTGCTGGAATCTACAATATGGAACTGAGTAAAAAATGA
- the uca gene encoding urea carboxylase: MTLKSGFNKVLIANRGAIACRVIRTLKKLGIQSVAVYSEADRDSLHVTLADEAVFIGDAPASQSYLNVDKILEVAKQTGVQAIHPGYGFLSENAEFCNLCEAQGIVFLGPNAEQMKAFGLKHTARELAIQANVPLLPGSQLLADDAEALLEAERIGYPVMLKSTAGGGGIGMRLVWNAEELKDAYTTVSYLAQANFKDAGLYLEKFVQNARHIEVQIFGDGNGLVLALGERDCSVQRRNQKVIEETPAPHLNDEQRAYIQNVAIQLMQSVNYRSAGTVEFVMDTDTQEFYFLEVNTRLQVEHGVTEQVFGVDLVEWMVTLGSGDWKAPTAKLESQGHSIQVRLYAEDPIKNFQPSAGLLTHVEFDANARNETWVETGSNVSSFYDPMIAKIIVTAEDRESAIQAMTDTLAKTQVAGIETNLEYLQNIIDCDVFKSGTQTTRFLNTFEWKTQKIEVLQAGIQTAVQDVTGRLGYWDVGVPPSGAIDPLSLNVANQLLGNAPNTAGLECTLQGPSLKFHCDSQIVLAGGDMPSTLDGVAVPMWQTVNVRKGQVLKCGKIATGCRTYIGIKGGLNVPEYLGSQATFTLGQFGGHAGRNLLIGDMLPITAFTSDEVKALSDDQIPTFSNTWEIAVMYGPHGAPDFFTKNDIDTFFANEFEIHFNSSRTGIRLIGPKPEWARQDGGEAGLHPSNIHDNAYAIGAIDFTGDMPIILGPDGPSLGGFVCPAVVINSELWKLGQLKAGDKVKFVPVSYHQAKLLNEKYHAQLTAEDTQAVTFDESFYSEISTLKSAILDTLKGQNGTPDVVYRPAGNNYMLVEYGELVLDLNLRFRIHALMQWVKDQNIQGIIDLTPGIRSLQIHFDSIQLDQLDLLRLLQVAEEQLPDVTEMQVPSRTVYLPLAWEDSQTQLATERYMQTVRPDAPWCPDNIEFIRRINGLKDKQAVKDVVYNASYLVMGLGDVYLGAPVATPLDPRQRLVTTKYNPARTWTPENAVGIGGAYMCVYGMEGPGGYQFVGRTSQMWSRYRRNPDFEQGMPWLLRFFDQIKFYEVSEAELMQMREDFKAGRLKLRIEEGVLNLKEYNDFLTENQESISAFKAVQQANFDAERKRWHEAGLAEYVSESLDAVDDGEGVEIPDGGCAVESHMPGSIWKIECQSGDIVEEGATLAVIEAMKIEIPIIAPERMRVDAITIEKGQTVKTGQVLFTLAPVA; this comes from the coding sequence ATGACTTTAAAATCAGGGTTTAATAAAGTTCTCATCGCCAACCGTGGTGCAATTGCATGTCGTGTCATTCGCACGCTTAAAAAACTCGGTATTCAATCGGTTGCGGTCTATTCAGAAGCCGACCGTGATTCATTGCATGTGACTTTAGCGGATGAAGCCGTGTTTATTGGTGATGCACCTGCAAGCCAAAGTTATCTCAATGTCGATAAAATTTTAGAAGTTGCCAAACAAACAGGCGTACAAGCCATACATCCGGGCTACGGCTTCCTCTCTGAAAATGCGGAGTTTTGTAATCTTTGTGAAGCGCAAGGTATTGTGTTCTTAGGTCCAAATGCCGAACAGATGAAAGCCTTTGGTTTAAAACACACCGCACGTGAATTGGCCATTCAAGCCAATGTACCGTTATTGCCGGGTAGTCAATTACTCGCTGATGACGCTGAAGCACTACTTGAAGCGGAACGTATTGGCTATCCTGTGATGCTCAAAAGTACCGCAGGTGGTGGCGGCATCGGTATGCGTTTGGTGTGGAATGCAGAAGAACTGAAAGATGCATACACAACTGTGTCCTATTTAGCCCAAGCCAACTTTAAAGATGCAGGTTTATACCTCGAAAAGTTTGTGCAAAATGCCCGTCATATCGAAGTGCAAATTTTTGGTGATGGCAATGGTTTGGTGCTAGCACTGGGCGAGCGTGATTGTTCAGTACAACGTCGTAACCAAAAAGTGATTGAGGAAACGCCTGCACCACATCTCAACGATGAACAACGTGCCTATATTCAAAATGTCGCAATTCAATTGATGCAATCGGTAAATTACCGCTCGGCAGGTACAGTTGAATTTGTGATGGATACCGACACGCAAGAGTTTTACTTCTTAGAGGTGAATACACGTTTACAAGTCGAACATGGTGTCACTGAGCAAGTCTTTGGTGTGGATTTAGTGGAATGGATGGTGACTTTAGGTAGTGGCGATTGGAAAGCTCCAACAGCAAAACTTGAATCTCAAGGGCATTCGATTCAAGTACGTCTCTATGCTGAAGATCCAATCAAAAACTTCCAGCCAAGTGCAGGCTTGCTCACGCATGTTGAGTTTGATGCCAATGCGCGTAATGAAACTTGGGTAGAAACAGGCTCGAACGTTTCATCTTTCTATGACCCGATGATTGCGAAAATCATTGTGACTGCGGAGGATCGTGAATCTGCCATCCAAGCTATGACCGATACACTCGCTAAAACCCAAGTTGCCGGCATTGAAACCAATCTTGAATATCTACAAAACATTATCGACTGCGATGTATTTAAATCGGGCACACAAACCACACGCTTTTTAAATACCTTTGAATGGAAAACTCAAAAGATTGAAGTTCTGCAAGCCGGTATTCAAACCGCCGTGCAAGATGTCACAGGTCGTTTGGGTTATTGGGATGTCGGTGTTCCGCCATCAGGTGCGATTGATCCGTTGTCTTTAAATGTCGCGAACCAACTATTAGGCAATGCACCAAATACCGCAGGGCTTGAATGTACCCTACAAGGTCCAAGCTTAAAATTCCATTGTGACAGCCAAATTGTATTGGCAGGTGGTGATATGCCATCGACCTTGGATGGCGTGGCTGTACCAATGTGGCAGACCGTAAATGTGCGTAAAGGTCAGGTACTCAAATGTGGCAAGATCGCCACCGGTTGCCGTACCTACATTGGGATTAAAGGCGGTCTGAATGTCCCTGAATATTTAGGCTCTCAAGCGACCTTTACCCTAGGTCAATTTGGTGGTCATGCAGGACGTAATTTATTGATTGGCGATATGCTTCCAATCACAGCATTTACATCCGATGAAGTGAAAGCATTAAGTGATGATCAAATCCCGACATTCTCAAACACTTGGGAGATTGCGGTGATGTATGGTCCACATGGTGCGCCTGATTTCTTTACCAAAAACGACATTGATACCTTCTTTGCCAACGAGTTTGAAATTCACTTTAACTCAAGCCGTACCGGTATCCGTTTGATTGGTCCAAAACCTGAATGGGCACGTCAGGACGGTGGTGAAGCGGGTCTGCATCCATCGAATATTCATGACAATGCATACGCCATTGGTGCAATCGACTTTACGGGTGATATGCCGATTATTCTCGGGCCAGATGGTCCAAGTCTTGGTGGTTTTGTCTGTCCTGCGGTGGTGATTAATTCTGAGCTTTGGAAATTAGGTCAGCTAAAAGCCGGTGATAAAGTCAAATTTGTGCCTGTGAGCTATCATCAAGCCAAACTGCTGAATGAAAAATATCATGCACAATTAACTGCTGAAGATACACAAGCGGTGACTTTTGATGAGTCTTTCTATTCTGAAATCAGCACCTTAAAATCTGCCATTCTAGATACTTTAAAAGGTCAAAATGGTACACCTGATGTGGTGTATCGTCCCGCCGGCAATAACTATATGCTCGTTGAATATGGCGAACTCGTTTTAGATTTAAACCTACGTTTCCGTATTCATGCACTGATGCAATGGGTCAAAGATCAAAACATTCAAGGCATTATTGACCTGACACCGGGGATTCGTTCACTACAAATTCATTTTGATTCGATCCAACTCGATCAGCTGGATTTATTGCGTTTGCTTCAAGTGGCAGAAGAACAACTGCCTGATGTCACTGAAATGCAAGTGCCATCACGTACTGTGTATTTACCGCTGGCGTGGGAAGATTCACAAACTCAACTGGCAACAGAACGTTATATGCAAACTGTGCGTCCTGACGCACCATGGTGTCCGGACAATATCGAATTTATCCGTCGTATTAATGGTTTAAAAGACAAACAAGCCGTGAAAGATGTGGTCTATAACGCGAGTTATTTGGTCATGGGCTTGGGCGATGTGTATTTAGGTGCGCCTGTAGCAACCCCGCTTGATCCGCGTCAGCGTTTGGTGACGACCAAATATAACCCTGCACGGACATGGACACCTGAAAATGCCGTCGGCATTGGCGGTGCGTATATGTGCGTATACGGTATGGAAGGTCCGGGTGGTTATCAGTTTGTCGGTCGTACTTCGCAAATGTGGTCACGCTACCGTAGAAACCCTGATTTTGAGCAAGGTATGCCGTGGTTACTGCGCTTCTTTGACCAAATTAAGTTCTATGAAGTGTCTGAAGCGGAACTCATGCAAATGCGTGAGGACTTTAAAGCAGGTCGTTTAAAACTACGTATTGAAGAAGGTGTATTGAATCTAAAGGAATACAATGATTTCTTAACCGAAAACCAAGAGTCGATCTCGGCATTTAAAGCGGTACAACAAGCCAACTTTGATGCTGAACGTAAACGTTGGCATGAAGCAGGGCTTGCGGAATATGTGTCTGAAAGCCTAGATGCTGTGGATGATGGTGAAGGTGTTGAAATCCCAGACGGTGGTTGTGCGGTGGAGTCGCATATGCCGGGTTCAATTTGGAAAATTGAATGTCAGTCGGGTGATATTGTGGAAGAAGGTGCAACGCTTGCAGTAATTGAAGCGATGAAAATTGAGATTCCGATTATTGCACCTGAGCGTATGCGTGTCGATGCAATTACCATTGAAAAAGGGCAAACGGTGAAGACGGGGCAGGTGTTGTTTACGTTGGCGCCAGTGGCTTAG
- a CDS encoding IS5-like element IS17 family transposase has translation MKKPTHKIYRTTNWPAYNRALMSRGNIVIWFDPATQWYAPSKGKQGRNQTYSDAAIQCCLMIKSLFRLSLRMVTGFVQSLIELCGLNWTAPDYSTLCRRQKHIDIAISYQKSSDGLHLLVDSTGMKFLGEGEWKRKKHGAEYRRQWRKLHIGIDAKTLQIRAIQLTTNNVGDSQVLGDLLNQIPQDEQIDSVYTDGAYDTKQCRQVIADRQAHAVIPPRKNAKPWKDTKISSLERNELLRTVKRLGRTLWKKWSGYHRRSLVETKMHCIKLLGDKLMARSFPSQVNEIHARVAVLNRFTELGRPLTQVTP, from the coding sequence ATGAAGAAGCCTACACACAAAATCTACCGCACAACCAATTGGCCCGCATATAACCGAGCACTCATGAGTCGCGGAAATATTGTCATTTGGTTTGATCCTGCTACGCAATGGTATGCTCCATCAAAAGGCAAACAAGGGCGAAATCAAACCTACTCCGACGCAGCTATCCAATGCTGCTTAATGATTAAATCCTTATTCCGTCTATCTTTACGTATGGTCACTGGCTTTGTGCAAAGTCTGATTGAACTTTGCGGATTAAATTGGACCGCACCAGATTACAGTACGCTTTGTAGAAGACAAAAGCATATTGATATTGCAATCAGCTACCAAAAAAGTAGCGATGGGCTGCATCTACTCGTAGACTCTACAGGCATGAAGTTTCTAGGTGAGGGCGAATGGAAACGCAAGAAACATGGAGCTGAATATCGTCGCCAATGGCGTAAACTACATATTGGTATAGATGCCAAAACCCTACAAATACGCGCTATTCAGCTCACAACCAATAATGTCGGTGATTCACAGGTGCTTGGTGATTTACTTAATCAGATTCCACAAGATGAGCAGATTGACTCTGTTTATACCGATGGAGCTTATGACACCAAGCAATGCCGTCAGGTCATTGCAGATCGGCAAGCACATGCGGTGATTCCACCTAGAAAAAATGCGAAACCATGGAAAGATACAAAGATCAGCTCGCTAGAGCGAAATGAATTACTTCGAACAGTTAAACGTTTAGGCAGGACATTATGGAAAAAATGGTCAGGCTATCATCGCCGCAGTTTGGTGGAAACCAAGATGCATTGCATCAAATTATTAGGCGATAAATTAATGGCAAGAAGCTTTCCTAGTCAGGTGAATGAAATTCATGCACGTGTAGCAGTCCTCAACAGATTTACGGAATTAGGTCGACCACTTACCCAAGTTACGCCTTAA
- a CDS encoding transposase family protein yields the protein MKYIDSKKLSETQFKRYTGISWSTFDLMVEQLKMHVPAKGRPTKLSIEDQILLCLSYWREYRTLFHVATSYGVSEPTASRIVRHVEDCLIKSNLFNLPKHLPKGEGIDWNVVIVDATEIPIQRPKKTEEKL from the coding sequence ATGAAATACATCGATTCAAAAAAGCTTTCTGAAACACAGTTTAAGCGATACACAGGCATCTCATGGTCAACCTTTGATTTAATGGTGGAACAACTGAAAATGCATGTTCCTGCTAAAGGTAGACCCACCAAATTAAGCATAGAAGATCAAATCCTTCTGTGCTTAAGTTATTGGCGTGAATATCGAACATTGTTCCATGTTGCAACTAGTTATGGTGTGTCAGAGCCGACTGCTTCAAGAATTGTCCGTCATGTAGAGGACTGCCTGATCAAGTCTAATCTATTTAATTTACCGAAGCATTTACCTAAGGGCGAAGGCATCGACTGGAACGTGGTGATTGTTGATGCCACAGAAATTCCAATACAAAGACCTAAAAAAACAGAAGAAAAGCTATAG
- a CDS encoding HAD family phosphatase, with protein MFKDKKLVCFDLDGTLIDSVGIWNQVDAALIQELSNIEVDHHTLQQQRDTQLNKFRQSADPYLEYCAYLNEFYAFDLTKEQVKSHRYAISRHFLDHVVELKPQAEILIQALKQRGIQLALTTTTSLYNIHRYQENNKLINNKIDFANDFSLMLTRENVDNIKPHPEVYLKALQHFDLKPEQCLIIEDSLIGVEAANHAGIDVVAIYDQYSAHEIDEIRTKTDYFVEDFAALLSSLN; from the coding sequence ATGTTTAAAGATAAAAAATTGGTCTGTTTTGATTTGGATGGCACCTTGATCGATTCCGTAGGCATCTGGAATCAGGTCGATGCTGCATTAATTCAAGAATTATCAAATATTGAAGTTGATCATCATACTCTTCAGCAGCAGCGCGATACGCAGCTGAATAAGTTTCGGCAGTCTGCTGATCCCTATCTGGAATATTGTGCTTATCTGAATGAATTTTATGCTTTTGATTTAACCAAAGAACAAGTAAAGTCACACCGTTATGCCATTTCACGGCATTTTCTCGATCATGTGGTGGAGCTGAAACCGCAAGCTGAAATTTTGATTCAGGCCTTGAAACAACGTGGTATTCAACTGGCGCTGACCACCACGACAAGTTTATATAATATTCACCGTTATCAAGAAAATAACAAACTCATCAATAACAAAATTGATTTCGCCAACGATTTTTCATTGATGTTAACGCGTGAAAATGTCGACAACATCAAGCCTCATCCAGAGGTGTATTTAAAGGCACTGCAACATTTTGATCTAAAGCCAGAACAATGCCTGATTATTGAAGATTCGCTCATTGGTGTGGAAGCGGCAAATCATGCTGGCATCGATGTCGTGGCCATCTATGATCAATATTCGGCACATGAAATAGATGAAATTCGTACGAAAACGGATTATTTTGTTGAAGATTTTGCAGCGTTATTAAGTTCTTTAAACTAA